The proteins below come from a single Streptomyces tubercidicus genomic window:
- a CDS encoding PTS sugar transporter subunit IIA — MTTVTSPLAGRAIGLAAVPDPVFSGAMVGPGTAIDPVREPSSAVSPVDGVLVSLHPHAFVVVDSEGHGVLTHLGIDTVQLNGEGFELLVNKGDTVTRGQEVVRWNPAAVELAGKSPVCPVVALEATADSLGEVREDGDVKAGEQLFSWQ, encoded by the coding sequence ATGACCACCGTGACGTCCCCTCTTGCCGGACGCGCCATCGGACTCGCGGCTGTGCCCGACCCCGTGTTCTCCGGAGCGATGGTGGGTCCCGGTACCGCCATCGATCCGGTGCGTGAGCCGTCCTCCGCTGTTTCGCCCGTGGACGGTGTCCTCGTATCGCTGCACCCGCACGCGTTCGTCGTCGTCGACTCCGAGGGACACGGTGTGCTCACCCATCTCGGTATCGACACGGTTCAGCTCAATGGCGAGGGCTTCGAGCTGCTCGTGAACAAGGGCGACACCGTGACCCGCGGCCAGGAGGTCGTGCGCTGGAACCCGGCCGCTGTTGAGCTGGCCGGGAAGTCGCCGGTGTGCCCGGTCGTCGCGCTGGAGGCCACTGCGGACTCGCTCGGCGAGGTGCGTGAGGACGGCGACGTCAAGGCGGGCGAGCAGCTCTTCTCCTGGCAGTAG
- a CDS encoding CDP-alcohol phosphatidyltransferase family protein, with protein sequence MEVQETRVQTDRVLTIPNILSMARLLGVPLFLWLILWPVFGGPKADGWALLVLALSGVSDYLDGKLARRWNQISSLGRILDPAADRLYILSTLVGLTWREILPVWLTAALLARELMLLIAVGFLGRHGYGPPQVNFLGKAATFNLMYAFPLLLLSSGSGWLHTLAAVFGWAFAGWGTALYWWAGILYVVQVRRLIKADTTAD encoded by the coding sequence GTGGAGGTCCAGGAGACGCGGGTTCAGACGGATCGCGTCCTCACCATCCCGAATATCCTGAGCATGGCTCGTCTCCTCGGCGTGCCGTTGTTCCTGTGGCTGATCCTGTGGCCGGTATTCGGTGGCCCGAAGGCCGATGGCTGGGCGCTGCTGGTCCTCGCCCTGAGCGGTGTCAGTGACTATCTGGACGGTAAGCTCGCCCGGCGCTGGAACCAGATCAGCAGCCTGGGCCGGATCCTTGACCCGGCCGCCGACCGCCTCTACATCCTCTCCACCCTCGTCGGTCTGACCTGGCGCGAGATCCTGCCGGTCTGGCTGACCGCGGCGCTGCTGGCACGGGAACTGATGCTGCTGATCGCGGTCGGATTCCTCGGACGCCACGGTTACGGGCCGCCCCAGGTGAACTTCCTGGGCAAAGCGGCTACGTTCAACTTGATGTACGCCTTCCCGTTGCTCCTGCTGAGCAGCGGAAGCGGCTGGCTTCACACGCTTGCTGCGGTTTTCGGATGGGCGTTCGCAGGATGGGGTACAGCGCTCTACTGGTGGGCAGGAATCCTCTACGTGGTCCAGGTCCGCCGCCTCATCAAAGCGGACACCACGGCCGACTGA
- a CDS encoding mannose-1-phosphate guanyltransferase, which yields MKAVVMAGGEGTRLRPMTSSMPKPLLPVVNRPIMEHVLRLLKRHGLNETVVTVQFLASLVKNYFGDGEELGMELTYANEEKPLGTAGSVKNAEEALKDDAFLVISGDALTDFDLTDLIRFHKEKGALVTVCLTRVPNPLEFGITIVDEAGKVERFLEKPTWGQVFSDTVNTGIYVMEPEVFDYFEPDVSVDWSGDVFPQLMKEGKPIYGYIAEGYWEDVGTHESYVKAQADVLEGKVDVEIDGFEISPGVWVAEGAEVHSDAVLRGPLYIGDYAKIEAGVELREHTVVGSNVVVKSGAFLHRAVVHDNVYIGQQSNLRGCVIGKNTDIMRASRIEDGAVIGDECLIGEESIVQGNVRVYPFKTIEAGAFVNTSVIWESRGQAHLFGARGVSGILNVEITPELAVRLAGAYATTLKKGSTVTTARDHSRGARALKRAVISALQASAIDVRDLENVPLPVARQQTARGSAGGIMVRTTPGVPDSVDIMFFDERGADLSQAGQRKLDRVFARQEYRRAFPGEIGDLIFPASVFDSYTGSLLRAVDTTGISESGLKVVVDASNGSAGLVLPSLLGRLGVDSLTINPGLDESRPTETPETRRAGLVRLGEIVASARAAFGVRFDPVGERLSLVDERGRIIEDDRALLVMLDLVAAERRSGRVALPVTTTRIAEQVAAYHGTQVEWTTTSPDDMTRVARADGTVFGGDGMGGFIIPEFSSVFDGAAAFVRLIGLVARTQLTLSQIDARIPRAHVQRRDLATPWAVKGLVMRHVVEAAGDRDVDTTDGVRVVEADGRWVLVLPDPAEAVTHLWAEGPDDTSAEQLLDEWSAVVDSAGR from the coding sequence ATGAAGGCCGTTGTGATGGCCGGTGGCGAAGGAACACGCCTTCGCCCCATGACGTCCAGTATGCCCAAGCCCCTGCTTCCGGTCGTCAACAGGCCGATCATGGAGCATGTGCTCAGGCTGCTGAAGCGGCATGGTCTCAACGAGACCGTCGTGACCGTGCAATTCCTTGCCTCCCTCGTCAAGAACTACTTCGGCGACGGAGAAGAGCTCGGAATGGAGCTCACCTACGCCAATGAGGAAAAGCCACTCGGCACCGCGGGCAGTGTGAAGAATGCCGAGGAAGCCCTCAAGGACGATGCCTTCCTCGTCATCTCCGGTGACGCCCTCACGGACTTCGATCTCACCGATCTGATCCGTTTCCACAAGGAAAAGGGCGCCCTGGTCACGGTCTGCCTCACGCGGGTCCCCAACCCGCTTGAGTTCGGCATCACCATCGTCGACGAGGCCGGCAAGGTCGAACGCTTCCTGGAAAAGCCAACCTGGGGTCAGGTCTTCTCGGACACCGTCAACACCGGCATCTACGTCATGGAGCCGGAGGTCTTCGACTATTTCGAGCCCGATGTGTCGGTCGACTGGTCCGGCGATGTCTTCCCGCAGCTCATGAAGGAAGGCAAGCCGATCTACGGCTATATCGCCGAGGGCTACTGGGAAGATGTCGGGACGCACGAGAGCTATGTGAAGGCCCAGGCCGATGTGCTCGAAGGCAAGGTCGATGTGGAAATCGACGGCTTCGAGATCTCGCCGGGCGTATGGGTAGCGGAGGGCGCCGAGGTCCATTCCGACGCGGTGCTGCGCGGTCCGCTGTACATCGGTGACTACGCCAAGATCGAAGCGGGCGTGGAGCTGCGTGAGCACACCGTCGTCGGCTCCAATGTCGTCGTCAAGAGCGGCGCGTTCCTGCACCGGGCCGTAGTGCACGACAACGTCTACATCGGACAGCAGAGCAATCTGCGCGGCTGTGTGATCGGCAAGAACACCGACATCATGCGGGCCTCCCGGATCGAGGACGGCGCCGTCATCGGTGATGAATGCCTGATCGGCGAGGAGTCGATCGTCCAGGGGAACGTGCGGGTCTATCCGTTCAAGACCATTGAGGCCGGCGCGTTCGTCAATACCTCGGTGATCTGGGAGTCCCGCGGTCAGGCGCATCTGTTCGGTGCCCGTGGAGTGTCCGGGATCCTCAATGTCGAGATCACACCGGAACTCGCGGTGCGGCTCGCGGGCGCGTATGCCACCACCCTCAAGAAGGGTTCCACGGTCACCACCGCGCGCGACCATTCGCGTGGTGCCCGAGCACTCAAACGTGCCGTGATCTCCGCGCTGCAGGCCAGTGCCATCGACGTACGGGACCTGGAGAACGTCCCGTTGCCCGTCGCCCGCCAGCAGACCGCACGGGGCAGCGCCGGCGGGATCATGGTCCGTACGACGCCCGGGGTGCCGGACTCGGTGGACATCATGTTCTTCGACGAGCGGGGCGCCGACCTCTCGCAGGCCGGGCAACGCAAGCTCGACCGGGTCTTCGCCCGCCAGGAGTACCGCCGCGCCTTCCCCGGCGAGATCGGTGACCTGATCTTCCCGGCCAGCGTCTTCGACTCCTATACGGGGTCCCTGCTGCGGGCCGTGGATACCACGGGCATCAGCGAATCCGGACTCAAGGTCGTCGTGGACGCCTCCAACGGTAGCGCCGGCCTGGTCCTGCCCAGCCTGCTGGGACGGCTCGGCGTCGACTCCCTGACCATCAACCCCGGCCTGGACGAATCCCGGCCGACCGAGACCCCCGAGACCCGGCGTGCCGGGCTCGTCCGGCTCGGCGAGATCGTCGCCTCGGCGCGGGCCGCCTTCGGCGTGCGCTTCGACCCCGTCGGCGAGCGGCTCTCCCTCGTGGACGAGCGCGGCCGGATCATCGAGGACGACCGTGCTCTGCTGGTCATGCTGGATCTGGTCGCGGCCGAGCGCCGTAGTGGCCGGGTGGCGCTGCCGGTGACCACGACCCGGATCGCCGAGCAGGTGGCGGCGTATCACGGGACGCAGGTGGAGTGGACGACGACCTCGCCCGATGACATGACCCGGGTGGCCCGCGCCGATGGCACGGTCTTCGGCGGGGACGGTATGGGCGGCTTCATCATTCCGGAGTTCAGCAGCGTCTTCGACGGTGCGGCGGCGTTCGTCCGGCTGATCGGCCTGGTCGCCCGTACCCAGCTCACGCTCAGCCAGATCGACGCACGGATCCCGCGGGCGCATGTCCAGCGCCGCGACCTGGCCACCCCGTGGGCGGTCAAGGGCCTGGTCATGCGGCATGTCGTCGAGGCCGCCGGGGACCGGGACGTGGACACCACCGACGGCGTACGGGTCGTGGAGGCCGACGGCCGATGGGTCCTGGTGCTGCCGGACCCCGCGGAGGCGGTCACGCACCTGTGGGCGGAAGGGCCGGACGACACCTCCGCCGAGCAGCTGCTGGACGAGTGGTCCGCCGTGGTGGACAGCGCGGGACGCTGA
- a CDS encoding DUF881 domain-containing protein produces the protein MCGMSQQRPDRSNPNTPAARPDASMSLLTNVMDHSLDDGYAEAAARKSETGVRGLPRTLRAKLGLAAGLVLAALVVTVGAAQARISAPTLAKEREELINRIQKGTGEADRQQKRVDALRDDVSRMQREALKKHGGDKAELLALLSGSTQATGPGVKLVVDDAKGAASSGGGPRESSGFSDTGRVRDRDMQRVVNGLWASGAEAISVNGQRLTSLSAIRAAGDAILVDNKPLVPPYTVLAVGDGQRLSTAFQDSADGQYLHVLQENYGVRTRISAENEVTLPPAPSLIVRTAKPQAGAAKADGADTGKGTS, from the coding sequence ATGTGCGGCATGTCGCAGCAGCGCCCCGATCGGAGCAACCCGAATACGCCGGCCGCGCGCCCCGATGCGTCCATGTCGCTGCTGACCAACGTGATGGATCACAGTCTCGACGACGGGTACGCCGAGGCGGCCGCGCGGAAGTCCGAGACCGGGGTGCGGGGGCTGCCGCGTACCTTGCGGGCGAAGTTGGGCCTGGCGGCCGGTTTGGTGCTGGCCGCGCTCGTGGTGACGGTGGGGGCGGCGCAGGCGCGGATATCAGCACCGACGCTCGCCAAAGAGCGCGAGGAACTGATCAACCGCATCCAGAAAGGCACCGGCGAGGCGGACCGGCAGCAGAAGCGGGTCGATGCGCTACGGGACGACGTCAGCAGGATGCAGCGCGAGGCGCTGAAGAAGCACGGCGGTGACAAGGCCGAACTGCTGGCACTGCTGTCCGGCTCGACGCAGGCCACCGGGCCCGGTGTGAAGCTCGTCGTGGACGATGCGAAGGGCGCGGCGTCCAGCGGCGGCGGTCCGCGCGAGAGCAGTGGTTTTTCGGACACCGGGCGGGTACGCGACAGAGATATGCAACGCGTGGTCAACGGCCTGTGGGCGTCCGGTGCGGAGGCCATCTCCGTCAATGGACAACGGCTTACCTCGCTCTCGGCGATCAGAGCCGCCGGGGACGCCATACTGGTCGACAACAAGCCACTGGTGCCGCCTTATACGGTGCTGGCGGTGGGGGACGGGCAGCGGCTGAGTACCGCGTTCCAGGACAGCGCCGATGGTCAGTACCTGCATGTGCTGCAGGAGAACTACGGCGTACGCACCAGGATTTCCGCTGAGAACGAGGTCACGCTGCCGCCCGCGCCCAGCTTGATCGTACGTACCGCAAAGCCGCAGGCCGGCGCCGCCAAGGCGGACGGCGCCGACACAGGGAAGGGCACATCGTGA
- a CDS encoding small basic family protein, with protein sequence MIAVLGLIVGVVVGLVVRPVVPTVVEPYLPIAVVAALDAVFGGLRAMLDGIFDDKVFVVSFLSNVVVAALIVFLGDKLGVGAQLSTGVVVVLGIRIFSNAAAIRRHVFRA encoded by the coding sequence GTGATCGCCGTATTGGGCCTCATCGTGGGAGTCGTGGTCGGACTTGTCGTCCGACCCGTGGTGCCGACGGTGGTCGAGCCCTACTTGCCGATCGCTGTCGTCGCGGCGCTGGATGCCGTGTTCGGCGGTCTGCGCGCCATGCTGGACGGCATCTTCGACGACAAGGTCTTCGTGGTGTCCTTCCTGTCGAATGTCGTCGTCGCCGCGCTGATTGTCTTCCTCGGCGACAAGTTGGGCGTCGGTGCTCAACTTTCCACCGGCGTCGTTGTGGTGCTGGGTATCCGGATCTTCTCCAACGCCGCGGCGATCCGCCGGCACGTCTTCAGGGCGTGA
- a CDS encoding DUF881 domain-containing protein, which translates to MSADETPEPEKTPEPEKPEPEKTPELEKPEPEKKAEPESAETAERPDADGDHGPAGRRPMPPESRSAPEAAESGDGAEAQEPDSAGQKQGKGADSSTPDVVADDDGSAERPKTGRERLVASLWPPRLTRAQLIVALLLFILGLGLAIQVRSTSDSSALRGARQEDLVRILDELDNRSQRLTDEQRRLEGQKTELENSSDQAEEARKQTVEKEQQLGVLAGTVAAQGPGINLTIDDASHSVEADKLLDTIQELRAAGAEAIQVNDVRVVADSYLSDVRGGVQIDGKRVMQPFRFKVIGKPEDLEPALNIPGGVVQTLEKEQAKVSVTREKKIIVNALREAKRPDYARLSSQ; encoded by the coding sequence ATGAGCGCGGACGAGACGCCTGAGCCGGAGAAGACCCCGGAGCCGGAGAAGCCTGAGCCGGAGAAGACCCCGGAGCTGGAGAAGCCTGAGCCGGAGAAAAAGGCGGAGCCGGAGTCGGCCGAGACGGCCGAGCGGCCGGATGCGGACGGGGACCACGGTCCGGCCGGCCGACGGCCGATGCCGCCCGAGAGTCGGAGCGCCCCCGAGGCGGCGGAGTCCGGCGACGGTGCCGAAGCCCAGGAACCGGACAGTGCTGGACAGAAGCAAGGCAAAGGGGCAGACTCCTCGACTCCGGACGTCGTTGCCGATGACGACGGGAGTGCGGAGCGCCCGAAGACCGGTCGGGAGCGGCTCGTTGCCAGTCTGTGGCCGCCGCGGCTGACCCGGGCTCAACTGATCGTTGCGCTGCTCCTGTTCATTCTCGGCCTCGGCCTGGCGATTCAGGTACGTTCCACAAGTGACAGCAGTGCGCTGCGAGGTGCGCGCCAGGAGGACTTGGTGCGCATTCTGGACGAGCTGGACAACCGCTCCCAGCGGTTGACCGACGAACAGCGGCGCCTGGAAGGGCAGAAGACCGAGCTGGAGAACAGCTCGGACCAGGCCGAGGAGGCCCGTAAGCAGACCGTGGAGAAGGAACAGCAGCTGGGCGTGCTGGCCGGGACCGTCGCGGCGCAAGGGCCCGGCATCAACCTGACCATCGACGATGCGTCGCACTCCGTCGAGGCGGACAAGCTGCTGGACACCATCCAGGAGCTGCGGGCGGCCGGCGCGGAGGCCATCCAGGTCAATGACGTCCGGGTGGTCGCCGACAGCTATCTCTCGGACGTCCGGGGCGGCGTGCAGATCGACGGCAAGCGCGTCATGCAGCCGTTCCGCTTCAAGGTCATCGGCAAGCCGGAGGACTTGGAACCGGCGCTGAACATTCCTGGCGGAGTGGTCCAGACTCTGGAAAAGGAGCAGGCCAAGGTGTCTGTGACCCGTGAGAAGAAGATCATTGTGAACGCCTTGCGAGAGGCGAAGCGGCCTGACTACGCTCGGTTGTCATCTCAGTGA
- a CDS encoding FHA domain-containing protein, with protein MGRCVHRGFVLPHGRVYVVQGESPVKLFGKLFGKSARQEGDSGSARHRAPRQTDESAAAEGRPLFRDEVSGPSGGYGAGSVDPSGAGRIGSQEPSAAHTGGGSALPVCTRCGNQNAEASRFCSNCGAPLRAGVQPERASETTSTISISGLEAYDSETTGQNLAPSLSPEAQAAVDALPLGSALLVVRRGPNAGSRFLLDSELTTAGRHPQGDIFLDDVTVSRRHVEFRRGSDGLFTVADVGSLNGTYVNRERIDSVALATGDEVQIGKFRLVFYASQRGAGI; from the coding sequence ATGGGCCGGTGTGTGCATCGAGGGTTCGTCCTGCCCCACGGGCGGGTCTATGTCGTTCAAGGGGAATCGCCCGTGAAGTTGTTTGGAAAGCTGTTCGGCAAGAGCGCACGCCAGGAGGGCGACAGCGGCTCCGCGCGGCATCGCGCTCCGCGCCAGACCGACGAGAGTGCCGCGGCCGAGGGCCGTCCGCTCTTCCGTGACGAGGTCAGCGGTCCGTCCGGGGGGTACGGCGCGGGTTCTGTTGACCCCTCCGGTGCCGGCCGCATAGGTTCCCAGGAACCATCAGCCGCACACACGGGTGGAGGGTCGGCCTTGCCGGTTTGTACGAGGTGCGGGAACCAGAACGCCGAGGCGAGCCGGTTCTGCTCCAACTGTGGTGCGCCGCTGCGTGCGGGCGTCCAGCCCGAGCGGGCGTCCGAGACGACGTCGACCATCTCCATTTCGGGGCTGGAGGCCTACGACTCGGAGACGACGGGCCAGAATCTGGCGCCGTCGCTGTCCCCCGAGGCCCAGGCGGCCGTGGACGCTCTCCCCTTGGGGTCGGCGCTGCTGGTCGTCCGTCGGGGGCCGAATGCGGGCAGTCGCTTCCTGTTGGACAGCGAGCTGACGACGGCCGGCCGGCATCCGCAGGGCGACATCTTCCTCGACGATGTGACGGTCTCGCGCCGTCATGTGGAATTCCGTCGCGGCTCGGACGGTCTCTTCACGGTCGCCGACGTCGGCAGCCTGAACGGCACCTATGTCAACCGTGAGCGGATCGATTCCGTCGCCCTCGCCACCGGCGACGAGGTCCAGATCGGCAAGTTCCGTCTGGTCTTCTACGCGAGCCAGCGAGGCGCCGGTATCTGA